A genomic window from Triticum urartu cultivar G1812 chromosome 7, Tu2.1, whole genome shotgun sequence includes:
- the LOC125519258 gene encoding G-type lectin S-receptor-like serine/threonine-protein kinase LECRK2 — protein MKPLAMSPSFSSHRRRAPLLVLLLLQAHLLLVVANRLTIASTFRPPDNITCSSGDYAFGFRALDADPSRFLLAVWFYFNLTEGASPAEHKVVWYAKDPVSGSAVTATALSMLTIKDGMLSLAADTGNIWRNPNPGMWGTDLVLQDSGNLQFLTSPGTTVVWESFQDPTDTLLPGQYMGAGVALYSKLSDTDFLSRGRFSLNVQTDGHLVFHLLNHAAGNLAQDLDNIYWASGTYKTGEDGNTTLFFDSPGHLYYQIKDGTVHDAIPPLLNSTISYHQHASLDPDGIVRVYTRPKNTTGGSSKVLWAVRGQFPTEGCTRKTTLQGLCGPNSYCVYGPNNRLDCECPSGYSYVNSQLRYMGCTQGFMPQSCDGKNYSAEFEVVKLPNTTWTNSPYERLLHITEDECADYCLDDCLCVAATYDGTYCSKMVSLAGIGRRGDDIAMKALIKVRTSSPSLPVPPRRILPYALFGGSAFLLLLSGVSSLMLHCYLRKKNTNHDFVRAYTTKELYKATNGFRKLLGRGGFGEVYHGVLKSLHSPDIAVKKLISSNDYSEREFANEVQSIGQIHHRNLVRMVGYCKEKEQRMLVFEFMPGGSLRSFLFQPQQQLMWSWRAEAALGIAKGLEYLHEGCNYPIIHCDIKPDNILLDSKKNPKITDFGIARLLSDQQMHTTVTNIRGTRGYIAPEWFQSDRRIDTKVDVYSFGVVLLEMICCRKSQEPVPGQDGDDSVMLFEWAGQLIADGRTEVLFHSDDDAIEDLVRVERFLRVALWCIEQNPSLRPTMHQVVQMLEGVVEVDTLPAPTSSNCSSPFASSVDESPLLSAAATLAIE, from the coding sequence ATGAAGCCATTAGCCATGTCTCCCTCTTTTTCCAGCCACCGCCGCCGTGCCCCACTGCTTGTGCTCTTGCTGCTCCAAGCTCATCTGCTTCTAGTTGTAGCCAACAGACTCACAATTGCATCGACTTTCAGGCCCCCAGATAACATCACATGCTCGTCCGGGGACTACGCCTTCGGGTTCCGCGCCCTTGACGCTGACCCTAGCCGGTTCCTCCTTGCCGTCTGGTTCTACTTCAACCTCACCGAGGGAGCCAGCCCTGCGGAGCACAAGGTGGTCTGGTACGCGAAAGACCCAGTCTCAGGCTCGGCAGTCACGGCCACGGCACTATCCATGCTTACCATCAAAGATGGTATGCTCTCCCTAGCCGCTGACACCGGCAACATCTGGAGGAACCCCAACCCTGGCATGTGGGGCACTGACCTCGTGCTCCAGGACTCAGGCAACCTCCAGTTCCTCACCTCCCCGGGCACAACTGTCGTGTGGGAGAGCTTTCAGGATCCGACCGATACGCTCCTCCCGGGGCAGTACATGGGCGCTGGAGTTGCCCTTTACTCCAAGCTCTCGGACACAGACTTCCTGTCTCGTGGCCGCTTCAGCCTGAACGTGCAGACTGACGGCCACCTTGTCTTCCACCTCCTGAACCATGCCGCTGGCAATCTGGCTCAGGACTTAGACAACATATACTGGGCGAGCGGCACATACAAGACTGGGGAGGACGGCAACACGACTCTTTTCTTCGACTCGCCGGGGCATCTCTACTACCAAATCAAGGACGGCACGGTGCATGACGCGATACCTCCACTTCTAAACTCCACCATTAGTTACCACCAGCACGCATCGCTCGATCCAGACGGCATCGTCCGCGTCTACACCAGGCCGAAGAATACCACCGGGGGAAGCAGCAAAGTGTTGTGGGCAGTCAGAGGACAGTTCCCAACCGAAGGTTGCACGAGGAAAACCACTTTGCAAGGTTTGTGTGGCCCCAACTCGTACTGTGTGTATGGTCCTAACAACCGGCTGGATTGTGAGTGCCCAAGCGGCTACTCCTATGTCAATTCTCAGCTCAGGTACATGGGCTGCACACAGGGGTTCATGCCGCAAAGCTGTGACGGGAAGAACTACTCCGCCGAGTTTGAGGTTGTCAAGCTCCCAAACACCACTTGGACAAACTCGCCATACGAAAGACTTTTGCACATCACAGAGGACGAGTGTGCAGACTACTGCTTGGACGACTGCCTCTGTGTCGCTGCTACTTATGATGGAACTTACTGTAGCAAGATGGTGTCGCTGGCAGGTATCGGACGCCGTGGAGATGACATCGCCATGAAGGCGTTGATCAAGGTGCGGACGAGCAGCCCCTCGTTGCCGGTGCCACCAAGAAGGATATTGCCTTATGCACTATTCGGTGGCTCGGCATTCCTGTTGCTGCTGTCCGGGGTAAGTAGTCTCATGTTACATTGCTACCTTAGGAAGAAGAATACCAACCATGACTTTGTTAGGGCTTACACCACAAAAGAGCTTTACAAAGCCACCAATGGCTTTCGTAAGTTGCTAGGCAGAGGAGGCTTTGGCGAGGTCTACCATGGGGTGTTGAAGTCGCTACATTCCCCCGACATAGCAGTGAAGAAGCTCATCAGTTCCAATGATTACAGTGAGAGGGAGTTCGCGAATGAGGTACAGTCCATCGGCCAGATCCACCATAGGAACCTAGTCCGCATGGTTGGTTACTGCAAAGAGAAGGAGCAACGGATGTTGGTGTTCGAGTTCATGCCAGGTGGTTCCCTTCGGAGCTTCCTATTCCAGCCTCAGCAGCAACTGATGTGGAGTTGGCGCGCTGAGGCAGCCCTTGGCATCGCCAAGGGCCTGGAGTACTTACATGAAGGATGCAATTATCCAATCATCCACTGTGACATCAAGCCCGACAATATATTGTTAGATAGCAAGAAAAATCCGAAGATTACTGACTTTGGGATTGCCAGGCTTCTTAGTGACCAGCAGATGCACACCACTGTGACCAACATCAGGGGCACAAGGGGGTATATTGCTCCCGAGTGGTTCCAAAGCGACAGGCGCATCGACACCAAGGTTGATGTGTACAGCTTCGGTGTTGTGCTACTAGAGATGATATGCTGCCGAAAGTCCCAGGAGCCAGTGCCTGGTCAGGATGGTGACGACTCGGTCATGCTATTCGAGTGGGCTGGTCAGTTGATTGCTGATGGCAGGACCGAGGTTCTGTTTCATAGTGATGACGATGCCATTGAGGATTTGGTCAGAGTGGAGAGGTTCTTGCGTGTTGCTCTCTGGTGCATTGAGCAGAATCCTTCGCTCCGCCCGACAATGCACCAGGTGGTGCAGATGCTGGAGGGTGTTGTTGAGGTCGACACTCTACCTGCTCCTACAAGCTCCAACTGTTCATCGCCGTTCGCCTCTTCAGTCGACGAGAGCCCTCTGTTGTCAGCTGCTGCTACTCTCGCGATAGAGTGA
- the LOC125519259 gene encoding protein ABERRANT PANICLE ORGANIZATION 1-like — protein sequence MASDPAACCPWDALPAHLQERILSRLPLTALVPVAAVSRALRRLLRSPAFHALLSPHRLDAFFLLSPRLAFHPLSRRLLQVPPSPPLDPSCPPLVSSASPSFLVTADSLLRLPALPDRSYLIAVVVPPSPSSTSSRDYTLVAVTTNGAAVRSYSLDSADPSPRWVPGAELPLPFAILGNAAVATDRSRLFVLGRGPDALLVLDLETRKWAAPPVVMPHGLTTAHLFVLDDRLFLVGGVERLGVLERVVVWQLDNNEAVGWVEVATMPPEVFDELVAGRHGSFWHFQAADRMGTLCLYNALDGRLVMFDAVDCVWTMMPRVSGLGAGESQMWFGHVLEPGVDLLLGQRSLRS from the coding sequence ATGGCCTCCGACCCCGCCGCCTGCTGCCCGTGGGACGCGCTCCCGGCGCACCTCCAGGAGCGCATCCTCTCCCGCCTGCCGCTCACCGCgctcgtccccgtcgccgccgtCTCCCGGGCGCTGCGCCGCCTCCTCCGCTCCCCGGCCTTCCACGCCCTCCTCTCCCCGCACCGCCTcgacgccttcttcctcctctctccgCGCCTCGCCTTCCACCCGCTCTCCCGGCGCCTCCTCCAGGTGCCCCCCTCGCCCCCGCTCGATCCATCTTGCCCTCCCctcgtctcctccgcctcccccTCCTTCCTTGTCACCGCCGACTCGCTCCTCCGCCTCCCGGCGCTCCCCGACCGCTCCTACCTCATCGCCGTCGTCGTCCCACCCTCACCCTCCTCCACCTCCAGCCGGGATTACACCCTTGTCGCCGTCACCACCAACGGCGCCGCTGTCCGCTCGTATTCCCTGGACTCCGCCGATCCCTCCCCACGGTGGGTGCCTGGGGCCGAGCTCCCGCTGCCATTTGCGATCCTCGGCAATGCTGCGGTCGCCACTGACCGTTCTCGGCTCTTTGTGCTCGGCCGGGGCCCAGACGCGCTTCTGGTGCTTGATCTCGAGACCAGGAAGTGGGCTGCTCCGCCAGTTGTGATGCCGCATGGCCTTACGACGGCCCACCTGTTTGTTCTTGATGATCGGCTGTTCTTGGTAGGTGGGGTGGAGAGGCTCGGGGTGCTGGAGCGGGTGGTGGTGTGGCAGTTGGACAACAATGAAGCAGTGGGATGGGTGGAGGTAGCCACAATGCCGCCGGAGGTGTTCGATGAGTTGGTGGCTGGTAGGCATGGCAGTTTCTGGCACTTTCAGGCTGCGGACAGAATGGGGACTCTTTGTCTGTACAATGCTTTAGATGGGAGGCTGGTGATGTTTGATGCGGTGGATTGtgtatggacgatgatgccacGAGTGTCTGGGTTAGGAGCCGGGGAGAGCCAAATGTGGTTTGGGCATGTCTTGGAGCCAGGCGTCGACCTATTGCTGGGACAACGCAGCCTTCGTTCATGA